The genomic window atgtccccccccccctttttttatttttttatttttatatatatatgtatgtatatatatatatatatatataattatattatatatatatatatataattttatttattatttttatttattttatatatatatatgtatgtatatatatatataattatattttatgtatatatatatatttttttattttattttattttttttaatttagagaagagagaagaaatttcttctcctcttcctcacgCTCGAAAACAAGGAACCCGAGCCCCTTTCCGAGCGTCTCCCTTAATCCGACCAGATGAGCCATCTCCGGCCACCTTCCCCAGCAACGTCCCGATGACGGCGATGCTACTATCTCGGTGGCAGTGCCACCATCCCTGTTGCCGGCggtggaaggagaaaaaaaacaaaacataaagaggggtgtccctgtttgagcccgaaccggcatctCGCCGGCTTCCAAGTTCACCGATGATCAGAGGATCAATAGGAAAAGAAGAATACCTTGCTCCGACGTTCAAAAATAGCTCCGACGACCCCcctttcttccgatcaaccacccacggtatttccttgagaaaatctctcaaatccctctattttcttcgaaatttttattgtaaaatcctAAGGGAGGACGGGGGATCTTTATAGTAAAGGTTTCCTatcctagccggactctttgagtccgatttcgTCGGCAACGGAAAGGAAAAAggctccgattaggagtcttcctcctcctctgtattttttttttttttttttttttgttgttgggccGTTTGAACTACAGGCCCAAGTACCTGGGCTGTTACATCATATATGATCAGTAACCATTAAACAACAAATCCAATTGGCAAGCAGAAAACCACAATTTTGTCCGTAAAAGTCAAGAAAACAGATAAATTCATCTACGAAGATGAGGTCGTACCTCCACGTCCAGCAATAAGTTTTCAGGCTTGATATCCCTGTGAATTACATACTTCTCATGGCAGTGTACCAGTGCCCTGGCGAGACTTGCAATATACTGCACAAagccaagaagaaaagaagagaacatCAATGACCCATCTCCAACAACAGAGACTTGAATGTGGACAATTTGCCAAAATATCAGCAAGTAATCACGAAAACAAAGAAACAATAAGCAGACACCACAAGAAGAACGGGAGAGCAGCACGAGCGATAATTGTCCACATAATAATTTCATGAACAACTCACGACCATATAGTACACAGCAAGATAAGGTAGGGCTACCATGGCGGCACGCCTCTCGGAGAAGTGCTTGAGGTCCTTGAGCAACTTATATAGCTCCTGGCCGGCGGCGTACTCGAGAACCAAGAAAATCCGAGTATCGTCATGGAACCAGGCGTAGAGACGGAGGACGTTGGGGTGGGAGAGGCCGTGCTGGATCTCGATCTCGCGGCGGAGGTGGACGTGGTAACGATACTTCTCTATCTTTGCTTTAAATATCACTTTCAGGGCAACAACATACCCACTctgaaagataaaaaattttggccgctatttttttttttttttctatttcgtAGAGATAGAGAGAGACGGGTACCTGTTTCTCTCTTGCAAGATAGACTCTGCCGAACTTGCCTTCGCCGAGGAGGCGGCCGATCTCGAAGTCCGCGAGGCTCCATTGTTGTTTCTGGATTTTGGGGGGAAAGGGGTCAGTGTTTGAGATAGTGGAAGTCGGAAGAGAGCGGGAggggagaggagaggaaggagaagggAGGAACGATACTTACTGGTTTTTCTTGAGAGGGTTTTGCTGTGGTCACGGAGGTAGGGTCTGTTGAAAAaaacaaatattaaatatatttaaaaaaattgaaaggttattttgtaaacttaattgaagtggaaaaaattaagagtcacatgaaaaaatcaaaagtcACAAGGAAAAGCCAAGAGTCACATGAAAAATCCAAGAGTCACATGAGAaatctaaatgataaatttattaggggagtcaaaaggtcatttcttatacctataaataggtggttgttgtagaatTGACGTAGTGGTGAAGTGGTatccaaaatagaaaaaaaaggagagggtttgtgagaaaaagttgtattctccattgttttatatagtttctcatactattgttgtatgttccaccaccattacatattctatcaaaatggtatcagagcccggaggTTGGAAATATGTCCAACAGCATGCAATTCCCCATTCCACGACTCACCACCACCAATTATGAGAATTGGAGCATCCAAATGAAGGCATTGCTAGGCTCTCAAGATATTTGGGAGGTTGTTGAAAAGGGATATGAAGAATCCCAAGATGACCGCGCACAAACGGCGGCACAAAGAACGGCGCTTGTCGATCAAAGAAAAAAGGACAAGAAGGCCCTTTATTTCATCTATCAAGGGCTAGATGAAGCCGGATTCGAGAAGGTTGCTTGTGCCACCAACTCAAAACAAGCTTGGGAGATCCTTGAGAACGCTCATAAGGGCgttgagaaagtgaagaaggtgcgcctccaaatgttgagaggcgagttcgagactttgaagatgaaggaaggagaatccatctCGGATTACTTCACAAAGGTTCTTTCTAATGTAAACCAAATGAAAAGAAATGGTGAGAATGTAGAGGACAAGCGTGTGGTGGAGAAGATCCTAAGATCCTTGGATCAGAAGTTTGACTATGTTGTAGCTGCAATTGAAGAGTCCAAAGATGTGGACACTATGACAGTTGATGAACTCATGGGTTCTCTACAAGTCCATGAGCAAAGGATCTTGATGCGGAAAGAAGAATCCTTGGAGCAAGCCTTGAAGTgcaagctcaccatcaatgagaaGAAGGATGGCCCAACTAGCGAAAGCAGTCAAATAAATCGCGGTCATAGTTATACCCGCGGATACGGTCATGGACGAGGCCGTGGACGAGGACGAGGTTCCTTTGGACATGGCAGAGGAAGAGGAGGCACAGGAGTCTTACCTAATGAAGAAAGCACACAAGGTCCCTCTGGCGGAAGAAGGCAACGAGGTTTCTCAAGAGGAGGACGAAGGTATGACAAAAGTAAAATTAAATGTTATACTTGTGGTAAATATGGTCATTACTCCTCAGAATGTTACCATAATGAGAATAACCAAGTGCATGAGAAGGTCAACTATGCAaagaaggaggaaggagaagatggtatcttgctactagcagagaagggagaagaaggtTCCAATGAAAATATTTGGTACTTGGATACCGGTGCAAGCAATCATATGTGTGGGTACAAACACATGTTCAAAGAGTTAGATGAGACAGTGGAAGGCAATGTTTCTTTCGGTGATACCTCAAAAGTTCAAGTGAAGGGGATAggtaaaatcctaattcaactcaaGAATGGTTCTCAACGGTTCATTTCTAATGTTTACTATGTGcctaatatgaaaacaaatatcttaagtcttggtcaattattagaaaaagaatttgatgttgttatGGAAGGTAGATATCTTTACTTAAGAAAACATGATCAGCTGATTGCAAAAGTACCTATGACCAAGAACCGAATGTTTATATTGAACATCAAGTATGTTATGACAAAGTGCTTGAGTGCATGCATGAAGGATGACACATGGCTATGGCACTTGAGGTTCGGGCATGTGAACTTTGGTTCCTTGAAACTCTTATCTTCGAAGGCGATGGTGAAGGGATTACCTCTCATTGAGGATACCCCTGAAGGAATATGTGAAGGATGTATTATTGGAAAACACTCAAGAGCTAGCTTCCCAAAAGAGTCATTTCATCAAGCCCGAAGGCCTTTGCAACTCATCCATACGGATATTTGTGGTCCCATCACACCGGCCTCATTTGGAGGTCGTCATTATTTtctaacatttattgatgattttagcagAAAAACTTGGGTGTATCTCTTGAAGGAGAAACGTGAGGCCCTGGAGACATTCAAAAGGTTCAAAGCTCTTGTGGAGAACCAAACCGGGTGCAAAATCAAAGCTTtgagatcagatcgaggaggagagttcacctcGAAGGCATTTGAGGAGTTCTGCAAATCTCAAGGTATTTGGAGGACTTTGACTGCACCATACTCACCCCAGCAAAACGgcatagcagaaaggaagaatcggaccattCTTGACATGGTGAGAAGCATGTTGAAGACGAAAGAAATGCCAAAAGAGTTTTGGACGGAAGCTGTGAATTGTGCGGTATACATTCTCAACCGCTGCCCAAGAAAGAATCTTGAAGGAAGGACCCCTCAAGAAGCATGGAATGGATATAGGCCAGATGTATCtcatttgagagtatttggttGCATTGCCTATGCACACATCCCAGATCAAAGGAGAAGCAAGCTTGATGACAAGAGTTATCCTTGCATCTTTATAGGATATGATCAGAGATCCAAGGCATACAAACTTTATGATCCAAAGGCGAAGAAGATCCTCATAAGCCGTGATGTGAAATTCAATGAAGAAGGAATCTGGAATTGGGGCACCAACATGATAgaggtgcaagaagaagaagaacaagtgaaggctcaagttgaagatcccacatcaccttcatcacctagcacgagatctccatcttcaaatgaagaatccAGAAAGACAAGAAGCATTCAAGATCTCTATGAGGTGACGAGTCCCCTTAATCTTATTTGTTTGTATGCTAATGAGGATGTAATCTCTTTTGAAGAAGCAGTGAAGAATGAAAACTGGAGGATGGCCATGAATGAAGAGATGAAGGCAATCCAAAAGAATAACACATGGAAACTTATTACTCTTCCAGAAGGTCATGAACCTATTGGAGTGAAATGGGTATATAAGGTAAAGAAGAATGCAGAAGGAAATGTGGAGAAATATAAAGctcgattagtagctaaaggctaCAAGCAGCAAGCCGGAATTGACTACGAGGAGGTATTTGCTCCCGTAGCACGCATGGAGACCATTCGTCTGGTGATTTCTTTGGCTGCACAGAGTAATTGGAACATCTACCAGTTAGATGTGAAGTCGGCATTTCTAAATGGCTTTCTAGAAGAAGAAGTATATG from Elaeis guineensis isolate ETL-2024a chromosome 4, EG11, whole genome shotgun sequence includes these protein-coding regions:
- the LOC140857203 gene encoding serine/threonine-protein kinase Aurora-3-like isoform X2, producing MEPRGLRDRPPPRRRQVRQSLSCKRETVIFKAKIEKYRYHVHLRREIEIQHGLSHPNVLRLYAWFHDDTRIFLVLEYAAGQELYKLLKDLKHFSERRAAMYIASLARALVHCHEKYVIHRDIKPENLLLDVEENSPTTRGTASRV
- the LOC140857203 gene encoding serine/threonine-protein kinase Aurora-3-like isoform X1; the encoded protein is MEPRGLRDRPPPRRRQVRQSLSCKRETVIFKAKIEKYRYHVHLRREIEIQHGLSHPNVLRLYAWFHDDTRIFLVLEYAAGQELYKLLKDLKHFSERRAAMYIASLARALVHCHEKYVIHRDIKPENLLLDVETHRMLSWMVWARANEN